A portion of the Staphylococcus felis genome contains these proteins:
- the topA gene encoding type I DNA topoisomerase → MADNLVIVESPAKAKTIEKYLGKKYKVIASMGHVRDLPRSQMGVDVEHQYDPKYITIRGKGPVVKELKRHAKKAKHVFLASDPDREGEAIAWHLANILELDEKQKNRVVFNEITKDAVKGSFKTPRHIEMDLVDAQQARRVLDRLVGYNISPVLWKKVKKGLSAGRVQSVALRLVIDRENEIRNFKPEEYWSIEGEFRYGKSKFSAKFLHYKGKPFKLNNKDDVKVVTNVLDGDQFEVTNVNKKEKTRRPAQPFTTSTLQQEAARKLNFKARKTMMIAQQLYEGIDLKRKGTIGLITYMRTDSTRISKDAQEETKQYIEKEFGESYLSKSVSKGKQGDQDAHEAIRPTSTLRTPSEMKDFLSRDQFKLYKLIWERFVASQMAPAILDTVAVDLTQNDIKFRANGQTIKFKGFMTLYVEANDDKAKEKENRLPKLEIGNKVTATKIDPAQHFTQPPPRYTEARLVKTLEELKIGRPSTYAPTIDTIQKRNYVKIDSKRFVPTELGEIVHEQVKEYFPEIIDVDFTVNMETLLDKIAEGDMGWKKVVDDFYSSFKQNVERAEEEMEKIEIKDEPAGEDCEVCGHPMVIKMGRYGKFMACSNFPDCRNTKAITKPIGVTCPKCQKGDVVERKSKKNRIFYGCSNFPECDFISWDKPIGRDCPKCNHYLAEHKKGRSTQVICSNCDYKEAVQK, encoded by the coding sequence TTGGCAGATAATCTTGTCATTGTGGAATCGCCTGCAAAAGCTAAGACAATAGAAAAATATTTAGGGAAGAAATATAAAGTCATCGCATCTATGGGGCACGTGAGAGATTTACCACGTAGTCAAATGGGTGTAGATGTAGAACATCAATATGATCCTAAATATATTACGATACGTGGAAAAGGTCCTGTAGTGAAAGAGCTTAAGAGACATGCCAAAAAAGCAAAGCATGTTTTTTTAGCGAGTGACCCTGACCGTGAAGGTGAAGCGATTGCATGGCATTTAGCGAATATTTTAGAATTGGATGAAAAGCAAAAGAACAGAGTTGTCTTTAACGAGATTACAAAGGATGCAGTAAAAGGGAGTTTCAAAACGCCACGGCATATAGAAATGGATCTTGTAGATGCTCAACAAGCCCGTCGTGTACTTGATCGATTAGTGGGATATAATATTTCACCAGTATTATGGAAAAAAGTTAAAAAAGGATTGTCAGCTGGACGAGTGCAATCAGTGGCGCTTCGTCTTGTCATTGACCGAGAAAATGAAATTCGCAACTTTAAACCTGAAGAATATTGGTCAATTGAAGGTGAATTCAGATATGGGAAATCAAAATTTAGTGCCAAGTTTCTCCATTATAAAGGTAAACCATTTAAGCTAAACAATAAAGATGACGTCAAAGTGGTGACAAATGTTTTAGACGGCGACCAGTTTGAAGTGACGAATGTAAATAAAAAAGAAAAAACAAGACGTCCTGCTCAACCTTTTACAACTTCTACTTTACAACAAGAAGCTGCGCGTAAGCTTAATTTTAAAGCAAGAAAAACAATGATGATTGCCCAACAGCTTTATGAAGGTATTGATTTAAAGCGCAAAGGTACAATCGGTTTGATCACTTACATGAGAACGGATTCAACGCGCATATCGAAAGACGCTCAAGAAGAAACAAAACAGTATATCGAAAAAGAGTTTGGCGAATCATATTTATCAAAATCGGTTAGTAAAGGCAAACAAGGTGACCAAGATGCCCATGAAGCAATTCGTCCAACGAGTACACTTCGAACACCATCAGAAATGAAAGACTTTTTATCACGTGATCAATTTAAACTATATAAGTTGATATGGGAACGTTTTGTAGCGAGTCAAATGGCACCAGCTATTTTAGATACAGTAGCAGTTGATTTAACACAAAACGATATTAAATTTAGAGCTAACGGACAAACGATTAAATTTAAAGGCTTTATGACATTATATGTGGAAGCCAATGACGATAAAGCTAAAGAAAAAGAAAATCGTTTACCTAAACTTGAAATAGGTAATAAAGTCACTGCAACTAAGATAGATCCAGCTCAACACTTTACCCAACCACCACCAAGATATACGGAGGCGCGTTTAGTCAAAACGTTAGAAGAACTTAAAATTGGACGACCATCAACATATGCACCTACAATTGACACTATTCAAAAAAGAAACTATGTCAAGATTGATAGTAAACGGTTTGTACCAACTGAATTAGGTGAAATTGTTCATGAGCAAGTTAAAGAATATTTCCCTGAAATCATTGACGTTGATTTCACAGTCAATATGGAAACATTACTTGATAAGATTGCTGAGGGAGATATGGGTTGGAAAAAAGTTGTCGATGACTTTTATAGTAGCTTTAAACAAAATGTCGAACGTGCTGAAGAAGAAATGGAAAAAATTGAAATTAAAGATGAACCTGCAGGAGAAGATTGTGAAGTGTGTGGTCATCCGATGGTTATTAAGATGGGACGTTACGGTAAGTTTATGGCATGTTCCAACTTTCCAGATTGTCGAAATACCAAAGCAATTACGAAACCTATTGGTGTTACTTGCCCGAAATGCCAAAAAGGTGACGTCGTAGAACGAAAATCAAAGAAAAACAGAATATTCTATGGTTGTTCGAACTTCCCGGAATGCGATTTTATTTCTTGGGATAAACCAATTGGAAGAGATTGTCCAAAATGTAATCACTATTTAGCAGAACATAAAAAAGGGCGTTCAACACAAGTGATATGTTCGAATTGTGATTATAAAGAGGCGGTTCAAAAATAA
- a CDS encoding YfhO family protein yields MNRFKRLFVLALTTICLSLLGHAYILYRFFKDGVLFTGPNDGIEQMVPIQMFLYRKWSEGTFFYATDFGLGGDFFTDLSYYFSTNILFMINASFIWLFAQFNALQTNDVMFWMTNALVVSIIKSSLIIIVTFLYARYLKLNHVTAMLFAFLFATSPIYYRFTVYWPFFSDVFILLPLLFLSIERYLKSGKIGLFMIVTALTFINNFYFAYYQVLAGLIYFTIRILWRHHYDIVQRFRSVWTLLVAAILGVGMSLFMFFHGARSFFNNKRIPFNSEIPMLESLNHNTNIFFDNYLIVVLFITVQALLTFKLYRYFYFRLFAILSILAIISSFLPYVDHIFNGFSAPQKRWHYLLAFSTSGLIALYVHYFLSLTKRTYTLTSIPSMLIIIVSAILYKTFVIWLLWVPIVFIAGLVVLVLKHTRNHPNHLFTSCYSISIAVLMLLVSTVFTKNQIFHEDHESRANQDYIHKSLYNTPLQNELVNDMKQSKNTDERIDWRVNEQDNTPMYQNFKGLSLYSSIFDQELINLYYDHLMINLKEESVSRYQSTGGRANIASLLSVRYQMLKAYQDNLPDYFKLVRKSGQYRIYENEQMLPAVRVTNQYYDVRELHTPIDREHAMIDGVILNHEGRPYQKTVKNLLKYTQVKAVNANWNGHQSIHIKKFTNSGITLHIPKPLQKKYDDFYVTLFVKRGAPDSNSTITVNGYQNHRLFNDSKYKTGQHHLLYRTKPNQNGDIQINLSPSGTYQFELKGLYGEDYQTLKQADKRKLYTYRESHSKINIQLRDHSKGIAVINIPYRDGMKATVDGKSAPVKKVNYFMTGVPVNSNDKTIEISYRPPFFFLMIMLSLLSAFIGYLFRRWIFQNK; encoded by the coding sequence ATGAATCGTTTCAAACGATTATTCGTTTTAGCCCTAACAACAATTTGCCTCTCATTATTAGGTCATGCATACATACTATATCGTTTTTTTAAAGATGGGGTATTGTTTACAGGGCCAAATGATGGTATCGAGCAGATGGTACCCATTCAGATGTTTTTATACCGAAAATGGTCTGAAGGTACCTTTTTCTATGCTACCGATTTCGGTTTGGGCGGCGACTTTTTTACTGACTTATCCTATTATTTCAGTACAAATATATTATTTATGATCAATGCATCTTTCATTTGGCTATTTGCTCAATTCAATGCGCTTCAAACCAATGATGTGATGTTCTGGATGACCAATGCATTGGTGGTTTCAATCATTAAATCATCTTTAATTATAATCGTAACATTTCTATATGCCCGATATCTTAAACTCAATCATGTAACTGCGATGTTATTTGCATTTTTATTTGCGACTTCTCCAATTTATTATCGCTTTACAGTATATTGGCCTTTTTTTAGTGATGTTTTTATATTATTACCATTGCTTTTTTTAAGTATAGAAAGATATTTAAAATCGGGTAAAATAGGTTTATTTATGATTGTTACTGCACTGACTTTCATCAATAATTTTTATTTTGCTTATTATCAAGTTTTAGCAGGACTGATTTATTTCACTATTCGAATACTCTGGCGTCATCACTACGATATTGTTCAACGCTTTCGCTCTGTATGGACTCTGTTGGTGGCCGCTATACTAGGTGTTGGGATGAGTTTATTTATGTTTTTTCATGGCGCAAGAAGTTTTTTTAATAATAAACGCATTCCATTTAATTCTGAGATTCCAATGCTTGAATCCCTAAATCATAATACGAATATCTTTTTTGATAACTATTTGATTGTTGTTTTATTCATAACGGTTCAGGCACTGTTGACTTTCAAGTTATATCGTTATTTTTATTTTCGTCTATTTGCAATATTATCAATCCTGGCTATTATTTCATCCTTTTTGCCTTATGTTGACCATATATTTAACGGGTTTTCAGCTCCTCAAAAAAGATGGCATTATTTACTCGCATTTTCAACAAGTGGTTTGATTGCCTTATATGTTCATTATTTTTTGTCACTAACTAAACGCACATACACCTTAACATCGATTCCGAGTATGCTCATTATTATCGTAAGTGCTATTTTGTACAAAACTTTCGTCATTTGGCTATTATGGGTTCCTATTGTTTTCATTGCTGGATTAGTCGTTCTTGTGTTAAAGCATACTCGAAATCATCCAAATCATCTTTTCACGAGCTGTTATAGCATAAGCATTGCGGTACTTATGCTTTTAGTTTCAACTGTCTTTACAAAAAACCAAATTTTTCACGAAGATCATGAGTCGCGGGCAAACCAGGATTACATTCATAAGAGCCTTTATAATACACCACTTCAAAATGAGCTTGTCAATGATATGAAACAAAGTAAAAATACTGATGAGCGAATTGATTGGCGTGTTAACGAACAAGACAATACACCTATGTACCAAAACTTCAAAGGCTTAAGTTTATATTCAAGTATATTTGATCAAGAACTCATCAATCTATATTATGACCATCTGATGATTAATCTAAAGGAAGAATCTGTAAGTCGTTACCAATCAACTGGTGGTCGTGCAAACATTGCAAGTTTATTATCTGTTCGATACCAAATGCTAAAGGCATACCAGGATAACTTGCCTGATTATTTTAAGTTGGTTCGAAAATCTGGTCAATATCGCATCTATGAAAATGAACAAATGTTACCAGCTGTTCGAGTCACAAATCAATATTATGACGTTCGAGAATTACATACACCTATTGACAGAGAACATGCTATGATTGATGGTGTCATTTTGAATCATGAAGGACGTCCATATCAAAAAACAGTCAAAAACTTGCTCAAATATACTCAAGTGAAAGCTGTTAATGCAAATTGGAATGGCCATCAATCCATTCATATCAAAAAGTTTACAAACAGTGGGATAACACTACACATACCTAAACCATTACAGAAAAAGTATGATGATTTTTACGTCACACTATTTGTAAAACGTGGTGCACCTGATAGTAACAGTACAATCACCGTAAATGGTTACCAAAACCATAGATTGTTCAATGATTCCAAATATAAAACAGGTCAACATCATCTTTTATATCGAACAAAACCTAATCAAAACGGAGATATTCAAATCAACTTGTCTCCAAGCGGAACTTATCAATTTGAATTAAAAGGACTTTATGGCGAAGACTATCAAACTTTAAAACAAGCAGATAAACGGAAACTTTATACTTATCGTGAGTCTCATTCAAAAATAAATATTCAACTCCGCGATCATTCAAAAGGCATCGCTGTTATCAACATTCCTTACCGTGATGGTATGAAGGCTACCGTTGATGGAAAAAGCGCACCTGTTAAGAAAGTAAATTATTTCATGACCGGGGTACCAGTTAATTCAAATGATAAGACGATTGAAATTTCATATCGTCCTCCCTTTTTCTTTTTGATGATAATGCTCTCCCTACTGAGTGCATTTATAGGCTATCTATTTAGGCGTTGGATTTTTCAAAATAAATAA
- the dprA gene encoding DNA-processing protein DprA — MQKIFLLLLYAGFSTHQIQKIERLMPNMLNPPYAFSKFKKIRSLFNHNPAIQKKFQLLEQLNYDVILDDLRQKNIKVVDMTSTYYPHLLKEIFDPPYVLFCKGNLQLLNHMNQTLSIVGARMHTAYTTQALEYLFPYFATKKLIIVSGLASGTDALAHQYALSHHLSTIGVLAFGHDHHYPQNTKHLRKQIEKMSLTVSEYPPHTPPSRYRFPERNRIISGVSKGVFVTEAKEKSGALITIDQALEQNRNVYVLPGTMFDTHTKGNLMRAKEGAEIVLGAADILKDYE, encoded by the coding sequence ATGCAAAAAATATTTCTATTATTGCTTTATGCTGGGTTCTCAACACATCAGATACAGAAAATCGAAAGGCTTATGCCAAATATGCTTAATCCTCCTTATGCATTTAGCAAGTTCAAAAAAATACGCTCTCTTTTTAATCATAATCCAGCTATACAGAAAAAATTTCAACTGTTAGAACAACTAAATTATGATGTCATTCTAGACGACTTACGTCAAAAAAACATTAAAGTAGTTGACATGACGAGCACTTATTATCCTCATTTGTTGAAAGAAATATTTGATCCCCCCTATGTTCTTTTTTGTAAAGGAAATCTCCAATTATTAAACCATATGAATCAAACGTTGAGTATAGTAGGTGCTCGAATGCACACAGCCTACACAACACAAGCGTTAGAATATCTATTTCCTTATTTTGCAACAAAAAAATTAATTATAGTGTCTGGTTTGGCCAGTGGAACAGATGCATTAGCTCATCAATACGCTTTATCACATCATCTATCGACAATTGGTGTTTTAGCGTTTGGACATGACCATCATTACCCACAAAATACGAAACATTTACGAAAGCAAATTGAAAAAATGAGTTTAACCGTGAGTGAATATCCACCACATACACCACCGTCACGTTACAGGTTTCCAGAACGTAACCGTATTATTAGTGGTGTGTCGAAGGGTGTATTTGTTACCGAGGCGAAAGAAAAAAGTGGGGCGCTTATAACGATTGATCAAGCATTAGAGCAAAATCGTAACGTATATGTTTTGCCAGGAACGATGTTTGACACACATACAAAAGGGAATTTAATGCGAGCAAAAGAAGGTGCAGAAATAGTATTAGGTGCGGCTGATATTTTAAAAGATTACGAATGA
- a CDS encoding ribonuclease HII: protein MAKTVKMIREELSNVLTRKDLSEHPYANDSRKGVQQAFRIRLKQIERHEQLEQNYIKMCRHEDDILKNNPEALICGIDEVGRGPLAGPVVASAVILDHHHRYIGINDSKQLSSRKREDISQNLKENVKAWSIGVASPEEIDQLNIYEATKLAMYRAIAELEVEPTHYLIDAMTLDKLEAPQHSIIKGDASSVSIAAASIIAKVYRDTLMKAYNQQYPGYDFAQNAGYGTAKHLEGLELLGCTPIHRNSFEPIKSKYAKKS, encoded by the coding sequence ATGGCTAAAACAGTCAAAATGATTAGAGAAGAACTGTCAAATGTGTTGACACGTAAAGATTTATCTGAGCATCCTTACGCAAACGATTCCAGAAAAGGTGTACAGCAAGCTTTTCGTATAAGACTTAAACAAATCGAACGTCATGAACAATTAGAACAAAATTACATTAAAATGTGTCGGCATGAGGATGATATTTTAAAAAATAATCCAGAAGCACTTATTTGTGGTATTGATGAAGTGGGAAGAGGACCTCTAGCTGGTCCAGTAGTCGCTAGTGCTGTTATTTTAGATCATCATCATCGCTATATCGGTATTAATGACTCAAAACAATTATCGAGTCGAAAGAGAGAAGACATTAGCCAAAACTTAAAAGAAAACGTTAAAGCTTGGAGTATCGGCGTAGCGTCACCAGAAGAAATTGATCAATTAAATATCTATGAGGCTACTAAATTAGCAATGTATCGTGCGATTGCAGAGCTAGAGGTTGAACCGACACACTATTTGATTGATGCAATGACACTAGATAAGTTAGAAGCACCTCAACATTCGATTATTAAAGGAGATGCATCAAGTGTGTCAATAGCGGCTGCAAGCATTATTGCAAAAGTCTATCGAGATACATTAATGAAAGCATATAATCAACAGTATCCAGGTTATGATTTTGCACAAAATGCCGGATATGGAACAGCAAAACATTTAGAAGGATTGGAATTATTAGGGTGTACACCTATTCATCGAAACAGCTTCGAGCCAATTAAATCAAAATATGCGAAAAAGTCATAA
- the sucD gene encoding succinate--CoA ligase subunit alpha: MSVFVDKHTKVIVQGITGSTALFHTKQMLEYGTQIVAGVTPGKGGQVVEGVPVFNTVEEAKQETGANVSVIYVPAPFAADAILECADAELDLAICITEHIPVVDMVKVKRYLEGKKTRLIGPNCPGVITSDETKIGIMPGYIHKKGHVGVVSRSGTLTYEAVHQLTEEGIGQSTAVGIGGDPVNGTNFIDVLKAFNEDDETKAVVMIGEIGGTAEEEAAEWIQKNMTKPVVGFIGGQTAPPGKRMGHAGAIISGGKGTAEEKIKTLNRCGVKTAATPSEIGVTLIEAAKEAGIYESLLTVK; the protein is encoded by the coding sequence ATGAGTGTTTTTGTAGATAAGCATACAAAAGTTATCGTTCAAGGGATTACAGGGTCAACTGCCCTTTTTCATACTAAACAAATGTTAGAATATGGTACACAAATCGTTGCAGGTGTAACACCTGGTAAAGGCGGCCAAGTCGTTGAAGGTGTACCTGTTTTCAATACAGTAGAAGAAGCGAAGCAAGAAACAGGCGCAAATGTTTCAGTAATTTACGTACCTGCTCCATTTGCTGCTGATGCTATCTTAGAATGCGCAGATGCAGAACTTGACTTAGCGATTTGTATCACTGAACATATTCCTGTTGTTGATATGGTTAAAGTAAAGCGTTACCTAGAAGGGAAGAAAACGCGTTTAATTGGTCCGAACTGTCCAGGTGTCATTACATCAGATGAAACTAAGATTGGTATTATGCCAGGATATATTCATAAAAAAGGACATGTTGGTGTTGTTTCACGTTCTGGTACACTAACTTATGAAGCGGTACATCAATTGACAGAAGAAGGTATTGGTCAGTCTACAGCAGTTGGAATTGGCGGTGATCCAGTCAACGGTACAAACTTTATTGATGTTTTAAAAGCATTTAATGAAGATGACGAAACAAAAGCTGTTGTAATGATTGGTGAAATTGGTGGTACTGCAGAAGAAGAAGCTGCAGAATGGATCCAGAAAAATATGACAAAACCAGTTGTAGGATTTATTGGGGGACAAACTGCACCTCCAGGTAAACGAATGGGTCATGCGGGTGCTATTATTTCCGGTGGTAAAGGAACTGCTGAAGAAAAAATTAAAACACTCAATCGTTGTGGTGTAAAAACAGCAGCAACACCTTCAGAAATTGGTGTTACTCTAATCGAGGCTGCTAAAGAAGCAGGTATTTATGAGTCATTATTAACTGTCAAATAG
- the sucC gene encoding ADP-forming succinate--CoA ligase subunit beta, with protein sequence MNIHEYQGKEIFRSMGVAVPEGRVAFSAEEAVEKAKELDTDVYVVKAQIHAGGRGKAGGVKIAKSLSEVETYANELLGKVLVTHQTGSEGKEVKRLYVEEGADIQKEYYVGFVIDRATDRVTLMASEEGGTEIEEVAAKTPEKIFKETIDPVVGLAPYQARRIAFNINIPKESVNKAVKFLISLYNVFIEKDCSIVEINPLVLTGDGNVLALDSKINFDDNALFRHKDILALRDLDEEDPKEIEASKYDLSYIALDGNIGCMVNGAGLAMATMDTINHFNGTPANFLDVGGGATKEKVTEAFKIILGDSNVKGIFVNIFGGIMRCDVIAEGIVAAVKEVDLTLPLVVRLEGTNVDQGKQILKESGLAIEPASTMAEGAQKIVKLVNEA encoded by the coding sequence ATGAATATCCATGAGTATCAAGGAAAAGAAATTTTTCGTTCAATGGGCGTAGCAGTTCCAGAAGGGCGTGTAGCTTTCTCAGCTGAAGAAGCTGTAGAAAAAGCAAAAGAATTAGATACAGATGTCTATGTCGTAAAAGCGCAAATTCACGCAGGGGGGCGTGGAAAAGCTGGTGGTGTTAAAATTGCTAAATCTTTATCAGAAGTTGAAACATATGCAAATGAATTACTTGGCAAAGTTTTAGTGACACATCAAACTGGTTCTGAAGGCAAAGAAGTTAAACGATTGTATGTTGAAGAAGGGGCAGATATTCAAAAAGAATATTATGTCGGTTTTGTTATTGACCGTGCAACAGATCGCGTAACGTTAATGGCTTCTGAAGAGGGTGGAACTGAGATTGAAGAAGTAGCAGCAAAAACACCTGAAAAAATCTTCAAAGAAACAATTGATCCAGTTGTTGGTTTAGCACCATACCAAGCAAGACGTATCGCATTTAATATTAACATTCCAAAAGAGTCTGTGAATAAAGCGGTTAAATTCTTAATCTCACTATACAATGTGTTTATTGAAAAAGATTGTTCAATTGTTGAGATTAACCCACTTGTGTTAACTGGTGATGGTAACGTTCTAGCATTGGATTCAAAGATTAATTTCGATGATAATGCGTTATTCCGCCATAAAGATATACTTGCATTACGTGATTTAGATGAAGAAGATCCTAAAGAAATCGAAGCATCTAAATATGATTTGTCATATATTGCTTTAGATGGAAACATTGGATGTATGGTCAATGGTGCTGGCCTTGCAATGGCAACGATGGATACAATCAATCATTTTAATGGAACCCCAGCTAACTTCCTTGACGTGGGTGGCGGTGCTACAAAAGAAAAAGTAACAGAAGCATTCAAAATCATCTTAGGTGATAGTAATGTTAAAGGTATTTTTGTAAATATCTTCGGTGGTATTATGCGTTGTGACGTTATAGCTGAAGGAATTGTAGCAGCTGTTAAAGAAGTCGATTTGACACTACCTTTAGTCGTGCGTTTAGAAGGTACTAATGTCGATCAAGGTAAACAAATTTTAAAAGAATCAGGTTTAGCAATTGAGCCAGCTAGTACAATGGCAGAAGGTGCTCAAAAAATCGTTAAACTTGTTAATGAAGCGTAA
- a CDS encoding nucleoside triphosphate pyrophosphohydrolase family protein: protein MDFNTYQHEAKRTLDLNRNQSELIQMSALGLNGEAGEVADLIKKHYYHGHELDIEAVQKELGDVLWYIASCATVFNINLEDIAKKNVEKLQKRYPNGFNTEDSLKRIDT from the coding sequence ATGGATTTTAATACTTATCAGCATGAGGCTAAACGTACACTCGACTTAAATCGTAATCAAAGTGAACTGATCCAAATGAGTGCATTAGGATTGAATGGAGAAGCAGGTGAAGTGGCCGATTTAATCAAAAAACATTATTACCATGGACATGAATTAGATATAGAAGCAGTTCAAAAGGAACTCGGTGATGTATTATGGTATATTGCATCCTGTGCGACAGTTTTTAATATTAATTTAGAAGACATTGCGAAAAAGAATGTTGAAAAACTACAAAAACGCTATCCAAATGGATTTAATACAGAAGATTCCTTAAAAAGAATTGACACTTAA
- a CDS encoding GtrA family protein, whose protein sequence is MISSKTFFEIIRFVIVGGINTVNYYIVYLLLLKLLHVHYLISHIVGFVIALVISYFLSCYFVYHVKPTLKKFLAFPLTQVVNMGTQFILLFVFVEFLHINETFAPFIGLVFTIPVTYLLSKFILKDR, encoded by the coding sequence TTGATCAGCTCCAAAACTTTTTTTGAAATCATCCGCTTTGTCATTGTCGGCGGAATTAATACAGTCAATTATTATATCGTGTATTTACTTTTATTAAAACTATTACATGTTCATTACTTAATCAGTCATATTGTGGGATTTGTTATAGCGCTTGTCATTTCTTATTTTTTATCGTGCTATTTCGTTTATCATGTCAAACCTACATTAAAAAAGTTTTTAGCCTTTCCATTAACTCAAGTCGTCAATATGGGAACACAATTTATATTACTTTTTGTTTTTGTCGAGTTTCTTCATATTAATGAAACTTTCGCACCATTTATCGGTCTAGTTTTTACAATTCCAGTTACTTATCTCTTATCGAAATTTATTTTAAAAGATCGTTAA
- the ylqF gene encoding ribosome biogenesis GTPase YlqF codes for MVIQWYPGHMAKAKREVSEQLKKVDVVFELVDARIPLSSRNPMIDEVIQHKPRVVIFNKKDMSNLKEMQKWFAFFKEKGAVSVAVDAKHGKGLKQVESAAIEATREKFEREKAKGLKPRAIRAMIVGIPNVGKSTLINKLANRTIAQTGNKPGVTKQQQWIKVGKSLQLLDTPGILWPKFEDQTIGKKLSLTGAIKDSIVHLDEVALYGLSFLIEHDYEGLITHYAINVEPDADPIDWFDAIGRKRGLIQKGNEVDYEAVIELIINDIRNAKIGTYCFDLYHQFQEDNHNG; via the coding sequence ATGGTAATACAATGGTACCCTGGCCATATGGCTAAAGCGAAAAGAGAAGTATCAGAACAACTTAAAAAAGTAGACGTTGTGTTTGAACTTGTCGATGCACGGATTCCTTTAAGTTCAAGAAATCCAATGATAGATGAAGTGATTCAACATAAACCGCGTGTTGTTATTTTTAATAAAAAAGACATGTCAAATTTAAAAGAAATGCAAAAATGGTTCGCTTTTTTTAAAGAGAAAGGGGCAGTTTCTGTTGCAGTAGACGCAAAGCATGGTAAAGGGTTGAAACAGGTCGAAAGTGCTGCGATTGAAGCGACAAGGGAAAAGTTTGAGCGTGAAAAAGCAAAAGGACTTAAGCCGAGAGCGATTAGAGCGATGATTGTTGGGATTCCAAATGTAGGTAAATCAACATTAATAAATAAATTGGCTAACCGTACAATTGCACAAACAGGCAATAAACCAGGTGTGACGAAACAACAGCAATGGATTAAAGTAGGTAAATCATTGCAATTACTTGATACACCTGGAATATTATGGCCTAAATTTGAAGACCAAACAATTGGCAAAAAGTTAAGCTTAACTGGAGCTATTAAAGATAGCATTGTTCATTTGGACGAAGTTGCCCTTTACGGCTTATCCTTTTTAATCGAACATGATTACGAAGGACTTATTACACATTACGCAATCAATGTTGAACCTGATGCAGATCCAATTGACTGGTTCGATGCGATTGGCCGTAAAAGAGGATTAATTCAAAAAGGAAATGAAGTGGATTATGAAGCGGTTATCGAACTTATCATCAATGATATTCGAAATGCGAAAATAGGTACATACTGTTTTGATTTATACCATCAGTTTCAGGAGGATAATCATAATGGCTAA